A window of Bacteroidales bacterium genomic DNA:
ATCAAATTTACCATCAATTGAGGCTTTAACAAGTAATTTGGAGTCGGTAACCAAAAGGTTAATAGCATCAATACAGGTATTCAGGTTATTTTTTATTTCATTGAAATCGCCATGATACTCATCAGCTATTTTAGCAGGGATATTTCCTTTTGATATCCGGTCGACATATTCAGCGGCCACATTCAGCGGACCGATGACGGCATCCAGGGTGTTATTGATGCCGATAACAATTTCACGGAATTCTTCATTGGTGTCCTCCGGTTTGGCGCGGGTTGCCAGGCGGCCTGCAATGGCTGCATCCACAAGATCCTTTGTTTGTTTTATTACAGATTTTATAATATTCTGGATGTTTCCTGAAACATATAATGCCAGGATTATTGCGACTATTACACCCAATACAATAAGGACGGCCATGAAGTTAACCGCCTGGTTTGCTATTTTCGTATTCTGATCTGAAATTTCTCCACCTCTCTTTACTTTATTGTCTACAAGGGCCATCATTGCCGACTCGTAAGCTTTTACAGTTCTGCTCATGTCTCCATCAATTAAGGCGTTAGCTTCATCGTCCCTGTTTTCCAGAGCAAGTCCTTCCAGAGTCTCTAAATTGCCTACAAATTCCTTACGTGCCTGCATATATTCATCAAACAGTTTACGACCTTTCTCGGTCCTTATAGACTGTTCATAGCTGGTCATATATTTGCTTACACTGTCTGAATATACCTTCCTCTGATCAATCAGTTTTTTGATTTGATTCACATCATTTTCCCTGACATAATCGCGGTACAAGACTCTTGCCTGTTGAAAATCAAACACTGAATAAACAAGATCACCCAGTGGATCGGTAACAACTATGTAAGAGTCTGAATAACTGGTGTCAATTTGATGAATTTTACTGATCCCCAGGTAACCTATTGTGCTTGAAATGACGACAAGTAAAAAGAAGCTGATAAGCAGTTTTGTTCTGATTTTTAGTTGATTCATGATATTTTCCTCCGATAATTGGTTGTTGTTGATTTTTTTGGGCTAGTGGAATCAGGAGGAGTATGGCGGGACGACGGATTATTCTTGTTCCGTCACATTGGAAAGAATGTTCACTTCCTCTTCGGTAAATACCTTGTCGACATCCAGCAAAAGAATGAATTTCTCCTGGAGTTTATAGATACCATGAAGGAAATGTGAATTGAACTCCTTGCTCATAACGGGAACGGCCCGGATATCACGGTCATCAATTTCAAGAACATCCTTTACCCGGTCAACCATAGCGCCAATCCTGAAAATTTCGGAGTCTCTTGAAAGGTCAAGTACAATTATTACATATGAAGAATGATCACCTCTTTCGGGGAGGTTAAATTTATCCCTTGATTCAAATACAGGGACGATATCTCCCCTGAAATTCACAATGCCTTTAATATAATGGGGTGCATTGGGAACCCGGGAGATGTTTTGTTTCTCAAGGACCTCAAGTACCTTGGAAACATTTACGGCGTAGAGTTCTTCGCCGATTACAAAAGAGAGGTACGTATACTTCATCAGTTAATGTTTTGGATAATAATGGTGAAAACAATTAATTGAATGGTTATACGTCGGAAACGCCCGATGTTACCGGGAAAGCTGTTGATGTATCTTTAAATAAATCTTGATATAAATAACAATGTGAATTGATGAATATCAACTATATTGCCGTAACCCTAAAAACGCAAACGGGAACCATGGTTTAAATGATTCCCGTTTCATTCCGGAATACCGGGGTATTCCTTCGTGCCAGATTACTGTTAGTAAGATCGGTTTTAGCCTGACTTTTGGTCGGGCCTCCACCCCTGGCTTTTGGTCAGGACTTTTTAGGGTTCTGACTTCCGGCTGTCATTTCGATTGCTCAGGATTGCTCCCGGGACAACCTTAGTGACGGAGTTTGCACTCCGGTCCTTTTCATGTGCAGATCCGGGGACCTGTAAAACCAGTTGTGATTCCATTTAAGTAACCACTATCTGGTTCCGCATTTAAGGGCAACCTTATTATCGCTCATCTGGTAGACCAAATGTACAACAGTTTATTACCTGGTAGTCAATTTCTTCCCTGTACATTTGAACGTGAAATGCACAGGGGTTATGAACAATTGTTAATAGCTTTATGATTCATGCTGAACGGAGTCGAAGCCAGGGTAAACGCTCAGGGTGACCAAGAACTATGTCCTGAAGTGGTTAAAGGTATACCTGGCAATATCATGAAGAGGCAGAATCTGAGAGGCGGCATTAAGGCTGATGGCAACACGTGGCATTCCGAAAACCACGCATGTACTTTCATCTTCGGCAATTGTAAAAGCACCGGCATTTTTCATTTCAAGCAAACCATGAGCGCCGTCATCGCCCATTCCGGTCATAATGATACCTAGGGCATTGGGTCCGGCACAATTGGCGGCCGAACGGAAAAGCACATCTACTGAAGGCCTGTGGCGATTTACAAGGGGCCCGTCGTTTATTTCTATGTAGTATTTAGCCCCTGTCTTTGCCAGCAGCATATGACGGTTTCCCGGGGCAATAATGGCTTTCCCGGGTGTAACCAGTTCACCATGCTCACCTTCTTTTACATGAAGATTGCAGATCTGGTTTAATCGCTCGGCAAATGACCTTGTGAATAATTCAGGCATATGCTGTACAATTACAATTCCGGGACAGTCGGGAGGCATTGCCTTTAAAAACTTCTCAATAGCCTGGGTGCCTCCTGTAGAAGCTCCTACAGCTATTATTTTGTCAGTTGTATGTTTAATATTCGCTGTGTTACGGTATAACTCGACCACCTCATCAGCTGAAAGCTTAGGCTCAATTTTTAATTCTGGTTTGATTACGGCCTTTATCATTTTTGCATGAGCTGCTGCTTTTACAGCATCGCAAAGAATAATCCTCGATTCTTCAAGTGACTCCCTGGTGGCGATTTTGGGTTTTGTGATCACATCAACAGCTCCGTATTCAAGTGATTTCATGGCAAGTTCACTGCCATTTTCGGTAAGACTCGAAATGACAACCACCGGAAGAGGATACTGAACCATGAGCTTTTTCAGGAACTGAAGTCCGCTCATCTTAGGCATTTCAAGATCAAGAGTCAGTACATCCGGTTTTTCCGTCATGATCTTTCTTGCGGCGATAATCGGGTCTGGTGCTGTAGCAACCACTTCAAGAGAGTGATCCGAATTCAGTATAGACGTCAGCGTTTGCCTGACAAGCGCAGAATCATCCACTATCATGACCCTTATTTTCTTCATGCGAGGTGATTAGTATTTTTTATTCCTTGTTAAAGGGTTACCTTTTTCAA
This region includes:
- a CDS encoding chemotaxis protein CheW, producing MKYTYLSFVIGEELYAVNVSKVLEVLEKQNISRVPNAPHYIKGIVNFRGDIVPVFESRDKFNLPERGDHSSYVIIVLDLSRDSEIFRIGAMVDRVKDVLEIDDRDIRAVPVMSKEFNSHFLHGIYKLQEKFILLLDVDKVFTEEEVNILSNVTEQE
- a CDS encoding chemotaxis response regulator protein-glutamate methylesterase: MKKIRVMIVDDSALVRQTLTSILNSDHSLEVVATAPDPIIAARKIMTEKPDVLTLDLEMPKMSGLQFLKKLMVQYPLPVVVISSLTENGSELAMKSLEYGAVDVITKPKIATRESLEESRIILCDAVKAAAHAKMIKAVIKPELKIEPKLSADEVVELYRNTANIKHTTDKIIAVGASTGGTQAIEKFLKAMPPDCPGIVIVQHMPELFTRSFAERLNQICNLHVKEGEHGELVTPGKAIIAPGNRHMLLAKTGAKYYIEINDGPLVNRHRPSVDVLFRSAANCAGPNALGIIMTGMGDDGAHGLLEMKNAGAFTIAEDESTCVVFGMPRVAISLNAASQILPLHDIARYTFNHFRT